The Geotalea uraniireducens Rf4 genome window below encodes:
- a CDS encoding CapA family protein, producing MKLLFAGDVMLGRLVNRALQRLPPEYPWGDTLPLFATADWRMCNLECVISDNGTPWSLTPKIFHFRSDAGNVAVLQAAHIDAVSLANNHSLDYEYEAMFDMLRILNKAKIAHAGAGADLAEASRPAVSQVQGLRIGVIAFTDNEPAWEAATEQAGVWFVPIDLQNARAAGLMAKIHRVRAEVDLLVVSVHWGPNWGHEPPPEHIDFGRALIDAGADAVFGHSGHVFRGIEIYRQRPIIYCAGDFIDDYAVDEVERNDRSMIFILEYDQCSLSKIRLYPTVIRDFQARLAQGSEAEWIGRKMQQLCADLATSSLWLRDEQCLEIVPT from the coding sequence GTGAAACTTCTCTTTGCCGGCGACGTGATGCTCGGCCGGCTCGTCAACCGGGCTTTGCAGCGCCTGCCGCCGGAGTACCCCTGGGGGGACACCCTCCCCCTCTTCGCTACAGCCGACTGGCGCATGTGCAATCTTGAGTGTGTCATTTCAGACAATGGCACGCCATGGTCGCTCACGCCGAAGATATTCCATTTCCGCTCTGATGCCGGAAACGTGGCCGTGCTGCAAGCGGCCCATATCGATGCCGTTTCCCTCGCCAATAACCACTCACTCGATTACGAATACGAAGCGATGTTCGACATGCTCCGCATCCTGAACAAAGCAAAAATCGCCCACGCCGGTGCCGGTGCCGATCTGGCAGAGGCCTCCCGTCCGGCCGTTTCACAGGTACAGGGGTTAAGGATCGGCGTAATCGCCTTCACCGACAACGAACCTGCGTGGGAAGCGGCAACGGAACAAGCAGGAGTCTGGTTCGTTCCCATCGACCTGCAAAATGCGCGGGCTGCCGGGCTCATGGCAAAAATACATCGCGTCAGGGCAGAAGTAGACCTGCTCGTGGTTTCCGTCCACTGGGGCCCCAACTGGGGGCACGAACCGCCGCCGGAACACATCGACTTCGGCCGTGCGCTGATCGATGCCGGGGCCGATGCGGTCTTCGGTCACTCGGGCCACGTCTTCCGGGGGATCGAGATATACCGGCAACGGCCGATCATTTACTGTGCCGGCGACTTTATCGACGATTACGCAGTGGATGAGGTAGAACGTAACGACCGGTCGATGATTTTCATCCTCGAATATGATCAGTGTTCTTTGAGCAAGATCCGCCTTTATCCGACCGTGATTCGGGATTTCCAGGCGCGCCTGGCTCAGGGCTCGGAAGCGGAATGGATCGGCCGAAAAATGCAGCAGCTGTGTGCAGATCTGGCTACTTCAAGCCTATGGCTCAGGGATGAACAGTGCCTGGAAATCGTGCCGACCTGA
- a CDS encoding DUF4388 domain-containing protein, which yields MATETLRKDYPEGFEGAIAGLTLSDVIQLKGINRFSGCISVEYGNRLGYIFFRDGEIIHSEQEGESGADAFYEIMRWPSGSFKVQPKVTTTNNTIQDNWRFLILEAHRLMDERHEGDKTDLSPVAVNTATGSEARPTSTISAKLKQIPGVEHAVLMGKDGIPTSDRSLEGEILAAQGTFLALTADRLGGFFGAGNLKSAAVQGEVRQLLLFESRQQYLSVAVKPDSRLDAVEAEIKKALVPNK from the coding sequence ATGGCAACGGAAACATTACGCAAAGATTACCCTGAGGGATTCGAGGGCGCTATTGCCGGCCTTACACTTTCAGACGTGATTCAACTGAAGGGAATAAATCGTTTTTCCGGGTGTATTTCCGTGGAATACGGGAACAGGCTCGGGTATATATTTTTCCGTGATGGAGAGATAATCCATTCCGAACAGGAGGGCGAATCGGGGGCTGATGCTTTTTATGAGATCATGAGATGGCCTTCCGGAAGCTTTAAAGTCCAACCAAAAGTAACAACCACCAACAATACCATTCAGGATAACTGGCGTTTCCTCATTCTTGAAGCGCATCGATTGATGGACGAACGTCACGAAGGGGACAAGACCGATCTTTCACCAGTCGCGGTCAATACAGCCACGGGAAGCGAAGCCCGCCCGACAAGCACCATCTCCGCAAAACTCAAACAGATACCCGGGGTAGAACATGCCGTGTTGATGGGAAAGGATGGTATCCCCACGTCCGACCGGAGCCTTGAGGGAGAAATCCTTGCGGCACAAGGAACATTCCTGGCGCTGACGGCCGATCGGCTAGGCGGTTTCTTTGGCGCCGGCAACCTGAAATCGGCCGCAGTTCAAGGGGAAGTGCGCCAGTTGCTCCTTTTTGAATCGAGACAGCAGTACCTGAGTGTTGCGGTAAAGCCTGACTCCCGACTTGACGCGGTTGAAGCGGAAATCAAAAAGGCCCTCGTCCCCAATAAATAA
- a CDS encoding roadblock/LC7 domain-containing protein, which translates to MEAVLQQINTVPGVIGSLICRENGELAAHSFPPLFDGAILQNAADAVAESSVGLSSSTGDVKIIDLRYDDGRILVKPLQQSFLLLLCTKTLNLQLLVMSLNVATKKLEKLCQTRTTAPLSMAMPAVQPTRAMVLTTEKGILLQTEIMKSTANTFWDQMLDVVAINRTTSLEISNFFKTGAFKKIKLTNQVTGHSKSFPVRIINNDSEQRFTGKAVISLAIAETLRVNSNDQLLAELVVGGGRLGWEGI; encoded by the coding sequence ATGGAGGCGGTTCTACAGCAGATCAATACGGTGCCAGGCGTAATCGGCAGCCTGATATGCAGGGAAAACGGCGAACTTGCGGCGCACTCGTTCCCGCCCCTCTTCGATGGCGCAATCCTGCAGAATGCGGCTGATGCAGTGGCCGAAAGTTCCGTGGGGCTTTCAAGCTCAACCGGCGACGTGAAAATTATCGACCTGCGCTATGACGATGGGCGCATCCTGGTGAAACCGCTGCAGCAGTCATTCCTGCTGCTGCTTTGCACTAAAACGTTAAACCTGCAACTGCTGGTCATGTCCCTCAACGTTGCGACAAAGAAGCTCGAAAAACTCTGCCAAACACGGACAACCGCCCCTTTATCTATGGCCATGCCGGCCGTTCAACCTACCAGAGCAATGGTCCTGACAACGGAGAAAGGGATACTCCTGCAGACGGAGATCATGAAATCCACTGCCAACACTTTCTGGGACCAGATGTTGGACGTGGTTGCCATTAACAGAACCACATCCCTGGAAATCAGTAATTTCTTCAAAACGGGAGCGTTCAAGAAAATCAAGCTTACCAACCAGGTCACCGGTCACAGTAAAAGTTTTCCCGTAAGGATCATCAACAATGACAGCGAGCAAAGGTTTACCGGGAAAGCGGTAATCAGCCTGGCCATTGCGGAAACGCTCCGGGTAAACTCCAACGATCAGCTCCTCGCAGAACTTGTCGTCGGTGGAGGAAGATTGGGCTGGGAAGGGATCTGA
- the lpxC gene encoding UDP-3-O-acyl-N-acetylglucosamine deacetylase produces the protein MIKRQTTINRIFKLAGIGLHTGREVTMEFLPRREFGIAFVFNGNLIPARYDMVADTRLSTQVAANGASVATIEHLMAAFYFSGITNCIVYIDGPEVPIMDGSAWEFYHELWRAGIYEFPESGVYLKVQRPVEVKHNDAYVRVKPLNTLDITMTIEFRPPVGRQRKRVMDVENAISIINSRTFVLHEEIEAIKKAGLAKGGSLDNAVVIGGDSIVNPQGLRYKKELVNHKILDLIGDFYTCGYRLLGRVEAHKTGHYLNNMFLKEVFSDPANYAIY, from the coding sequence ATGATCAAACGACAGACCACCATAAATCGCATCTTCAAGCTGGCCGGCATCGGCCTGCACACCGGCCGGGAAGTGACCATGGAATTCCTCCCCCGGCGTGAATTCGGCATTGCCTTCGTCTTTAACGGCAACCTCATCCCCGCACGCTACGACATGGTTGCCGATACCCGACTTTCCACCCAGGTTGCCGCCAACGGCGCATCTGTGGCGACCATCGAGCACCTGATGGCGGCATTCTACTTCTCCGGCATCACCAACTGCATCGTCTATATCGACGGCCCGGAGGTCCCGATCATGGACGGTTCTGCCTGGGAGTTCTACCATGAGCTCTGGCGGGCCGGTATCTATGAATTCCCGGAGTCGGGGGTCTATCTCAAGGTGCAGCGTCCCGTTGAAGTCAAGCATAACGATGCCTATGTCCGGGTGAAACCGCTCAATACCCTTGACATCACCATGACCATCGAGTTCCGGCCCCCGGTGGGGCGGCAGCGCAAAAGGGTCATGGATGTGGAAAACGCCATTTCCATAATCAACTCCCGTACCTTTGTTCTTCATGAGGAGATCGAGGCGATAAAGAAGGCAGGACTGGCCAAGGGTGGGTCCCTCGACAACGCAGTGGTGATCGGCGGCGACAGCATCGTCAATCCACAGGGTCTCCGCTACAAGAAGGAACTGGTCAACCACAAGATCCTCGACCTGATCGGCGATTTCTACACCTGTGGTTACCGTCTGCTCGGGCGGGTAGAGGCGCACAAGACAGGCCACTATCTCAATAACATGTTTCTGAAAGAGGTTTTTTCCGACCCGGCGAACTACGCCATCTATTGA
- a CDS encoding DUF3106 domain-containing protein, giving the protein MNKCLGIALAICMLFLATGVRAGQQGTTWDSLPSEEQRVLKPFAERWDKFPAERQERLRKGVERWKLMPPEEQEQAKERFKGWQQLPHEKRERIRERYRRFRQLPPEEQENIRSRYKWFRGLPQEERQALREKWKKMNPEERRHMREQWRNTPPGEMYGGGRR; this is encoded by the coding sequence ATGAATAAATGTCTGGGAATTGCGCTTGCCATCTGCATGCTGTTTTTGGCGACGGGTGTCCGTGCCGGGCAGCAGGGGACGACCTGGGACAGCCTGCCATCCGAAGAACAACGGGTGCTCAAGCCTTTTGCCGAGCGATGGGACAAGTTCCCTGCAGAAAGGCAGGAACGTTTGCGCAAGGGGGTCGAACGTTGGAAATTGATGCCGCCCGAGGAACAGGAACAGGCAAAAGAGCGATTCAAGGGGTGGCAGCAGCTTCCCCATGAAAAACGGGAACGTATCCGCGAGCGTTACCGGCGGTTCCGCCAACTCCCTCCCGAAGAGCAGGAGAACATCCGCAGCAGGTACAAGTGGTTCAGGGGGCTGCCTCAGGAGGAGCGGCAGGCCTTGCGCGAGAAATGGAAAAAGATGAACCCCGAGGAGCGCCGCCACATGCGTGAACAGTGGCGGAACACTCCTCCCGGCGAGATGTATGGAGGAGGTCGACGTTAG
- a CDS encoding DUF3619 family protein yields the protein MNIDKREKEFLQRIKQELDAGVEQLDPVTLARLKSGRMRALEKAHTGGWRFGDIPRWVTAGGFATVTVAVVAVSLWSAAPRRNMVAAHPEDTEIVASQEQFDLYDDLEFYRWLAENGDAR from the coding sequence ATGAACATCGACAAACGGGAAAAGGAATTTTTACAGAGGATCAAACAAGAGCTCGATGCCGGCGTCGAACAGCTCGATCCCGTTACGCTGGCGCGGTTGAAGAGCGGCAGGATGCGGGCGCTGGAAAAGGCCCATACGGGTGGGTGGAGATTTGGCGATATTCCTCGGTGGGTTACCGCTGGAGGATTTGCCACGGTAACAGTGGCCGTTGTCGCGGTTTCCCTCTGGTCAGCCGCTCCCCGGCGGAACATGGTGGCGGCCCACCCTGAAGATACGGAGATTGTCGCATCGCAGGAGCAGTTTGATCTCTACGATGACCTGGAATTTTATCGCTGGCTGGCGGAGAACGGCGATGCGCGCTGA
- a CDS encoding RNA polymerase sigma factor encodes MTAQGVQLDTTEALNLFLADVERRALRMAQIAVGTLDDALDLAQDAMLDFVRRYATRPEGEWKPLFYRILQSRIIDWHRRNTVRNRLRFWFGGAGDGDENDGDQLENVADSRGDTPAELLLRRDLASALERAVKSLPLRQQQAFLLRAWEGLDVAETACAMGCSQGSVKTHYSRAVHTMQGLLGEYRS; translated from the coding sequence TTGACGGCGCAGGGAGTTCAGCTGGATACGACTGAGGCATTAAATCTGTTCCTGGCGGATGTTGAGCGTCGTGCGTTGCGGATGGCGCAGATAGCCGTCGGCACCCTTGATGACGCCCTTGACCTTGCCCAGGATGCAATGCTCGATTTTGTCCGACGCTATGCAACGCGGCCGGAAGGTGAATGGAAACCGTTGTTTTACCGGATTCTCCAGAGCCGGATTATCGACTGGCACCGTCGCAACACGGTGCGTAACCGTCTTCGCTTCTGGTTCGGCGGAGCGGGTGATGGTGATGAAAATGATGGCGACCAACTGGAGAACGTTGCGGATAGCCGGGGAGATACGCCTGCCGAACTGCTGCTGAGGCGGGACCTGGCGTCGGCACTGGAAAGGGCGGTCAAATCATTGCCGCTCCGCCAGCAGCAGGCCTTTCTCCTGCGTGCCTGGGAGGGGCTGGATGTGGCTGAGACAGCCTGTGCCATGGGCTGCTCGCAAGGGAGCGTCAAAACCCATTATTCGCGTGCCGTGCATACCATGCAGGGGCTTTTAGGGGAGTACCGTTCATGA
- a CDS encoding cupin domain-containing protein gives MTFESLIARYGLLPHPEGGWYREIHRSSRSLGLLPGYPGERVAMTAIYFLLAKEDFSAFHRVRSEETWIHLAGAPLELVLLEDSPRLLRLTQAGDDGEPFMVVPPGVLQAARSLGDFTMATCLVAPGFDFADFTIPSRSELLAAYPRFTEVVRRFTR, from the coding sequence GTGACTTTTGAATCGCTCATCGCCCGTTATGGACTTCTGCCACATCCCGAGGGTGGGTGGTACCGGGAGATCCATCGTTCAAGCCGTTCACTGGGGCTGCTGCCAGGCTATCCCGGCGAGCGGGTCGCCATGACCGCCATCTACTTCCTGCTGGCCAAGGAGGATTTCTCCGCCTTTCACCGGGTGCGGAGCGAAGAGACCTGGATACATCTGGCCGGGGCTCCTCTGGAGCTCGTACTGCTGGAAGATAGCCCCAGGCTTTTGAGATTGACCCAGGCCGGCGACGATGGAGAGCCGTTCATGGTCGTTCCCCCTGGCGTGCTTCAGGCCGCCCGTTCCCTTGGCGACTTTACCATGGCTACCTGCCTGGTGGCTCCCGGCTTCGACTTTGCTGATTTTACCATCCCCTCCCGGTCCGAACTGCTGGCAGCCTATCCCCGCTTCACCGAGGTCGTCCGGCGGTTTACCCGATAA
- the asnS gene encoding asparagine--tRNA ligase: protein MYGRTRVSAALAASRPGEELVLKGWVRTVRVGKDVTFLAINDGSCMTSLQVVVEPALPNYQDVCRIGTGSAVAVRGILRESPAAGQKYELAAEELEIIGPADDSYPLQKKRHSFEYLRTIAHLRPRTNTFGAVFRVRSSLAQAVHRFFAERGFLYVHTPIITANDCEGAGELFRVTTLDMARPPLAAGEVDYSGDFFAQATGLTVSGQLEGELFAQAFSDIYTFGPTFRAENSNTARHAAEFWMIEPELAFADLMADAALAEDFLKFLCRHVLDNCGEDMAFFNEQIDKGLLERVRAVADSSFAVMEYTEAITHLKKAKVPFAFPVEWGLDLQSEHERYITEKVVGGPVFLVNYPKDIKAFYMRQNDDGKTVAAMDLLVPKVGEIIGGSQREERLDLLLERMAQMGINEDGLWWYLDSRRWGSCPHAGFGLGFERLLMYLTGMENIRDVIPFPRTPRHAEF, encoded by the coding sequence ATGTACGGTAGAACAAGGGTCAGTGCGGCGCTGGCGGCTTCCCGGCCGGGTGAAGAGCTTGTACTTAAGGGGTGGGTAAGGACGGTGCGGGTAGGGAAGGACGTGACCTTCCTCGCCATCAATGACGGTTCCTGTATGACCAGTCTCCAGGTAGTGGTCGAGCCGGCCCTCCCCAATTATCAGGATGTCTGCCGGATCGGCACCGGCAGTGCAGTTGCTGTACGGGGCATATTGCGGGAGTCTCCGGCAGCAGGCCAGAAATACGAGCTTGCGGCGGAAGAGCTGGAGATCATCGGCCCTGCGGACGATTCCTACCCGCTGCAGAAAAAGAGACACAGTTTCGAATACCTGCGGACCATCGCCCACCTGCGCCCCCGTACCAATACCTTCGGTGCCGTGTTCAGGGTCCGTTCCTCCCTGGCCCAGGCCGTGCACCGCTTCTTTGCCGAGCGGGGATTCCTCTACGTTCACACCCCGATCATCACCGCCAACGACTGCGAAGGTGCCGGGGAATTGTTCCGCGTCACCACCCTGGACATGGCAAGACCGCCGCTTGCGGCGGGGGAGGTCGATTACTCCGGCGACTTCTTCGCCCAGGCCACGGGGCTTACGGTCAGCGGCCAGCTGGAAGGAGAGCTCTTTGCCCAGGCTTTTTCCGATATTTACACCTTTGGCCCGACCTTTCGCGCGGAGAATTCCAATACCGCCCGGCATGCTGCGGAATTCTGGATGATCGAGCCGGAGCTGGCCTTTGCCGACCTCATGGCCGATGCGGCGCTGGCCGAGGATTTCCTGAAATTCCTCTGTCGTCACGTCCTCGATAACTGCGGCGAAGATATGGCGTTTTTTAACGAGCAGATCGACAAGGGTTTGCTGGAGCGCGTTCGGGCGGTGGCCGATTCTTCTTTTGCCGTCATGGAATATACGGAGGCAATCACCCACCTGAAAAAGGCGAAGGTCCCCTTTGCCTTTCCCGTGGAGTGGGGGCTCGACCTGCAATCGGAGCACGAGCGCTACATTACCGAGAAGGTGGTCGGCGGGCCGGTCTTTCTCGTCAACTACCCAAAGGACATCAAGGCCTTTTACATGCGACAGAATGACGACGGCAAAACCGTGGCAGCCATGGACCTGCTCGTGCCGAAGGTGGGAGAGATCATCGGCGGCAGCCAGCGTGAGGAGCGGCTTGACCTCCTCCTGGAGCGGATGGCTCAAATGGGGATAAACGAAGACGGGCTCTGGTGGTATCTCGACAGCCGACGCTGGGGATCATGCCCCCATGCCGGTTTCGGCCTGGGATTCGAGCGGCTGCTCATGTACCTGACCGGCATGGAGAACATCCGCGATGTCATTCCTTTTCCGCGGACACCGAGGCATGCGGAGTTTTAG
- a CDS encoding S41 family peptidase has protein sequence MMRLSVIILLITMLTLAEANAGNSARNFGGVGIDGVPWANGQIVVRQMVAGGPAHLAGLKVGDIITHIDGKATMGSNFQDMVEHRLRGEAGTRVMLKVSRPGNSKPLTFTLTRRQLVTAGSKKN, from the coding sequence ATGATGAGACTATCCGTAATTATCCTGTTAATAACCATGCTGACGCTGGCAGAAGCCAATGCGGGCAATTCAGCGCGCAATTTCGGCGGGGTCGGCATCGACGGAGTCCCCTGGGCCAACGGGCAGATTGTGGTACGCCAGATGGTAGCAGGCGGCCCCGCACATCTGGCAGGGCTCAAAGTCGGCGACATCATCACCCATATTGACGGCAAAGCGACCATGGGAAGCAACTTTCAGGATATGGTCGAACACCGGCTGCGCGGCGAAGCCGGCACCAGGGTCATGCTAAAGGTCAGCAGACCGGGGAACAGCAAACCGCTGACATTCACCCTCACCCGCAGGCAACTGGTCACAGCCGGCAGCAAGAAGAACTGA
- a CDS encoding glutaredoxin domain-containing protein → MPAIIRTIIVLTFILLAAICQAETAADGPQSPISPAAPAKHKYPKIVLYSVSWCPHCKQAKEYFTKNNIPFINKDVELDDAAMNDLTRKYKSQGVPVIVIGDDKVILKGFDEQKFLKAIKGLQEK, encoded by the coding sequence ATGCCCGCCATAATCAGAACCATCATCGTCCTGACCTTTATTCTGCTTGCCGCCATCTGCCAGGCGGAAACCGCGGCCGATGGTCCCCAGAGCCCGATTAGCCCAGCAGCACCAGCCAAGCATAAGTATCCGAAGATCGTCCTCTATTCGGTCTCATGGTGCCCCCATTGCAAACAGGCAAAGGAATACTTCACGAAAAACAACATCCCTTTCATCAATAAGGATGTGGAGCTTGACGATGCCGCCATGAACGATCTGACCAGGAAATACAAGAGCCAGGGGGTGCCGGTCATCGTCATCGGCGATGACAAGGTGATTTTAAAAGGATTTGATGAGCAAAAGTTTCTGAAGGCGATCAAGGGCCTGCAAGAAAAATAA
- a CDS encoding EamA family transporter → MLKTFIVMLLAVTAGTIGDILLAKGMKEIGDISAMNLRGILNVAIKALTTPKLIIGTAMLAVFFFLWLAVLSWEDLTVALPMQALNYVLVAFLSQYFLGEVVTPLRWAGTILVCTGVMLITKSGGT, encoded by the coding sequence ATGCTTAAGACCTTCATAGTCATGTTATTGGCCGTTACTGCCGGGACCATCGGCGACATTCTACTGGCGAAAGGGATGAAGGAGATCGGCGATATTTCGGCCATGAACCTGCGCGGGATACTCAATGTGGCGATTAAGGCGCTCACTACTCCCAAGCTGATTATCGGCACCGCCATGCTGGCGGTGTTCTTTTTCCTCTGGCTGGCGGTGCTCTCCTGGGAGGACCTTACCGTAGCGCTTCCCATGCAGGCCCTCAATTACGTGTTGGTGGCTTTCCTTTCCCAATATTTCCTTGGCGAGGTGGTGACGCCGTTGAGATGGGCCGGCACAATCCTGGTCTGCACCGGGGTGATGCTCATCACCAAAAGCGGCGGGACTTGA
- the hpnK gene encoding hopanoid biosynthesis-associated protein HpnK, with the protein MKELIINADDFGLSRGANKGIISAWHEGILTSTSLMVGGSGFEEAVALAGENPGLQVGLHLTLVQGRAVAGHPGFPSLVDREGNFPNDPVMAGMRYFFLKSLRKQLYREIEAQIQKFLATGIPLSHIDGHLNIHMHPVVFDILLELMPRYGIASFRLSRERFFNDLAIDRRRVMGKAADAFIFASLARRCEPELAMRSISHTDEVKGLLNSGRMTEDYLLKALDSLDEGVTEIYFHPGCHPCDELKKWMPDYQHEGELTALTSPAVKEKLKNMGITLRNYRGERKTYA; encoded by the coding sequence ATGAAAGAGCTCATTATAAATGCCGATGATTTCGGCCTTTCCAGAGGCGCCAACAAGGGCATCATCTCTGCCTGGCATGAAGGGATACTGACCAGCACCTCGCTCATGGTCGGAGGAAGCGGCTTTGAAGAAGCGGTGGCGCTTGCCGGGGAGAACCCCGGCCTTCAGGTGGGACTGCATCTCACGCTGGTGCAGGGGAGGGCGGTAGCTGGGCATCCCGGCTTTCCCTCCCTTGTCGACCGGGAGGGGAACTTCCCCAACGACCCGGTGATGGCGGGCATGCGCTATTTTTTTCTGAAGTCCCTGCGCAAGCAGCTCTACCGGGAGATCGAGGCGCAGATACAAAAGTTCCTGGCAACCGGCATCCCCCTTTCCCATATCGACGGCCACCTCAATATCCATATGCATCCGGTGGTGTTCGATATCCTGCTGGAACTGATGCCCCGCTACGGCATCGCCAGTTTCCGCCTGAGCCGGGAGAGGTTCTTTAACGACCTTGCAATAGACCGGCGACGGGTCATGGGGAAGGCTGCGGACGCCTTCATTTTTGCTTCCCTGGCACGACGCTGCGAGCCTGAGCTGGCAATGCGGAGCATCTCACACACCGACGAGGTGAAGGGACTGCTCAATTCCGGCCGCATGACTGAGGATTACCTGTTGAAGGCTCTTGACAGCCTTGACGAGGGTGTTACGGAGATATATTTTCATCCGGGCTGTCATCCCTGCGATGAATTGAAAAAATGGATGCCCGACTACCAGCATGAAGGTGAACTGACGGCGTTGACCAGCCCTGCCGTGAAAGAGAAACTGAAAAATATGGGAATTACCCTGCGAAATTACCGGGGAGAAAGAAAGACTTATGCTTAA
- the hpnJ gene encoding hopanoid biosynthesis associated radical SAM protein HpnJ translates to MKPLFLNPPTFEDFDGGAGARYQASREVTSFWYPTWLCYPAGMIEGSRVVDAPVQRLTLEECLKIALDYDMVVMYTSTPTLAIDVETARRIKAQKPATITVLTGPHVSILPEESLRFADGAVDIVCRGEFDYSTKELCEGKAWDTVDGISFLKDGKAVHTPDRPPIQDLDALPFASQVYMRDLPVNEYIIPHFKHPYISIYSSRGCPSKCIYCLWPQTFSGRTMRVRSAENVYQEVKWIVDNIPGVKEISFDDDTFTANREHARAVAEKIKPLGISWTINARANCDYETLRIMREAGLRHVVVGFESGNEQILKNIKKGVTKAQAIEFVRNCKKLGLSVHGAFIMGLPGETRETIRETIEYAKFLDLNSIQVSLASPYPGTEFYDLCKQEGWITSDTFLDETGHQACVINYPHLSNKEIFDAVELFYDKFYFRPKYILRSIGRMIVNGEERRKLLKEGKQYLEYMRKRKQASEGCK, encoded by the coding sequence ATGAAACCGTTATTTCTGAACCCCCCCACATTCGAGGACTTTGACGGCGGTGCAGGCGCACGCTATCAGGCTTCCCGCGAGGTGACTTCTTTTTGGTATCCAACCTGGCTCTGTTACCCGGCCGGGATGATTGAAGGCTCCCGGGTCGTGGACGCGCCGGTGCAGAGGTTGACCCTTGAAGAATGTCTTAAAATCGCCCTTGATTACGATATGGTGGTGATGTACACATCGACCCCGACGCTGGCCATCGACGTGGAAACCGCCCGGCGCATCAAGGCGCAGAAACCCGCCACCATCACCGTGCTGACCGGTCCCCATGTCTCGATACTTCCCGAAGAGTCGCTCCGTTTTGCCGATGGAGCCGTGGACATAGTCTGCCGGGGAGAGTTCGACTATTCGACCAAGGAACTGTGCGAGGGGAAAGCCTGGGATACGGTCGACGGTATCAGTTTCCTCAAGGACGGCAAGGCGGTGCATACGCCGGACCGCCCGCCGATACAGGACCTGGACGCACTTCCTTTTGCCAGCCAGGTCTACATGCGGGATCTGCCGGTCAACGAGTATATAATCCCTCATTTCAAGCATCCTTACATTTCCATCTATTCCAGCCGCGGCTGTCCGTCCAAGTGCATCTACTGCCTCTGGCCGCAGACCTTTTCCGGCCGGACCATGCGGGTTAGGAGTGCGGAAAACGTCTACCAGGAGGTGAAGTGGATCGTCGACAACATCCCCGGCGTCAAGGAGATATCCTTTGACGACGACACCTTTACCGCCAACCGTGAACATGCCCGGGCTGTTGCGGAGAAGATCAAACCGTTGGGGATTTCCTGGACCATTAATGCCCGCGCCAACTGCGACTATGAAACCCTCCGCATCATGCGCGAGGCAGGACTTCGTCACGTGGTGGTCGGCTTCGAATCGGGGAACGAGCAAATCCTGAAAAACATCAAGAAAGGGGTCACCAAGGCCCAGGCAATCGAATTTGTCAGGAACTGCAAGAAGTTGGGACTTTCCGTCCACGGCGCCTTTATCATGGGGCTCCCCGGCGAGACCCGCGAGACCATCCGTGAGACCATCGAATATGCCAAATTTCTTGACCTGAACTCCATTCAGGTCTCCCTCGCTTCCCCCTATCCCGGCACGGAATTCTACGACCTCTGCAAGCAGGAGGGGTGGATCACCTCGGATACCTTCCTCGATGAAACAGGTCATCAGGCCTGCGTCATCAACTATCCGCACCTGTCCAACAAGGAGATTTTCGATGCGGTCGAACTCTTTTACGACAAGTTCTATTTCCGCCCCAAATACATCCTGCGCAGCATCGGCAGGATGATCGTCAACGGGGAGGAACGACGCAAGCTGCTCAAGGAAGGGAAGCAGTACCTGGAGTACATGCGTAAACGCAAGCAGGCCAGCGAAGGCTGTAAGTAA